One Rhinolophus sinicus isolate RSC01 linkage group LG06, ASM3656204v1, whole genome shotgun sequence DNA window includes the following coding sequences:
- the RPF1 gene encoding ribosome production factor 1 isoform X1: MAEAGNKSGGSRKKGLKRKAATEELQEAAVVEDGATDSGVQPRKVAAFPPGFSTSEIKNKQRRHLMFTRWKQQQRKEKLAAKKKLKKEREALGDKAPPKPIPKTIDNQRVYDETTVDPNDEEVAYDEATDEFASYFNRQTSPKILITTSDRPHGRTVRLCEQLSTVIPNSHVYYRRGLALKKIIPQCIARDFTDLIVINEDRKTPKILLAVPHEVELVRRGKDPTEHIPEIILNNFTTRLGHSIGRMFASLFPHNPQFIGRQVATFHNQRDYIFFRFHRYIFKSEKKVGIQELGPRFTLKLRSLQKGTFDSKYGEYEWVHKPREMDTSRRKFHL; this comes from the exons ATGGCGGAGGCCGGGAATAAGAGCGGCGGCAGCAGAAAGAAAGGCCTGAAACGCAAAGCCGCTACCGAAGAACTTCAGGAGGCTGCAGTCGTTGAGGATGGGGCGACGGACAGCGGCGTCCAACCCCGGAAAGTGGCTGCCTTTCCTCCAGGCTTCAGCACTTCGGAGATTAAGAACAAACAGCGGCGACACTTAATGTTCACGCGGTGGAAGCAGCAGCAGCGGAAG GAAAAGTTGGCAGctaagaaaaaacttaaaaaagaaagagaggccCTTGGTGATAAG gcTCCACCAAAACCTATACCCAAGACCATTGACAACCAGCGAGTGTATGATGAAACCACAGTAGACCCTAATGATGAAGAG GTTGCTTATGATGAAGCTACAGATGAATTTGCTTCTTACTTCAACAGACAAACTTCTCCCAAGATTCTCATCACAACCTCAGATAGACCTCATGGg agAACAGTACGACTCTGTGAACAGCTCTCCACAGTTATACCAAACTCACATGTTTATTACAGAAGAGGACTGGctctgaaaaaaattattccacaGTGCATCGCAAGAGATTTCACGGATCTGATCGTTATTAATGAAGATCGTAAAACACCAA AAATACTTCTAGCTGTGCCTCATGAAGTTGAACTTGTG AGAAGAGGCAAAGATCCTACAGAACACATACCTGAAATAATTCTGAATAATTTTACAACACGGCTGGGTCATTCTATAGGACGAATGTTTGCATCTCTCTTTCCCCATAATCCTCAATTTATTGGAAGGCAGGTTGCCACATTTCACAATCAGCGGGATTATATCTTCTTCcgatttcacag aTATATATTCAAGAGTGAAAAGAAAGTGGGAATTCAGGAACTTGGACCACGTTTTACCTTAAAATTAAGATCTCTTCAGAAAGGAACCTTTGATTCTAAATATGGAGAATATGAATGGGTCCATAAG ccTCGGGAAATGGATACAAGtagaagaaaattccatttataa
- the RPF1 gene encoding ribosome production factor 1 isoform X2 translates to MAEAGNKSGGSRKKGLKRKAATEELQEAAVVEDGATDSGVQPRKVAAFPPGFSTSEIKNKQRRHLMFTRWKQQQRKEKLAAKKKLKKEREALGDKAPPKPIPKTIDNQRVYDETTVDPNDEEVAYDEATDEFASYFNRQTSPKILITTSDRPHGRTVRLCEQLSTVIPNSHVYYRRGLALKKIIPQCIARDFTDLIVINEDRKTPNGLILSHLPSGPTAHFKMSSVRLRKEMKRRGKDPTEHIPEIILNNFTTRLGHSIGRMFASLFPHNPQFIGRQVATFHNQRDYIFFRFHRYIFKSEKKVGIQELGPRFTLKLRSLQKGTFDSKYGEYEWVHKPREMDTSRRKFHL, encoded by the exons ATGGCGGAGGCCGGGAATAAGAGCGGCGGCAGCAGAAAGAAAGGCCTGAAACGCAAAGCCGCTACCGAAGAACTTCAGGAGGCTGCAGTCGTTGAGGATGGGGCGACGGACAGCGGCGTCCAACCCCGGAAAGTGGCTGCCTTTCCTCCAGGCTTCAGCACTTCGGAGATTAAGAACAAACAGCGGCGACACTTAATGTTCACGCGGTGGAAGCAGCAGCAGCGGAAG GAAAAGTTGGCAGctaagaaaaaacttaaaaaagaaagagaggccCTTGGTGATAAG gcTCCACCAAAACCTATACCCAAGACCATTGACAACCAGCGAGTGTATGATGAAACCACAGTAGACCCTAATGATGAAGAG GTTGCTTATGATGAAGCTACAGATGAATTTGCTTCTTACTTCAACAGACAAACTTCTCCCAAGATTCTCATCACAACCTCAGATAGACCTCATGGg agAACAGTACGACTCTGTGAACAGCTCTCCACAGTTATACCAAACTCACATGTTTATTACAGAAGAGGACTGGctctgaaaaaaattattccacaGTGCATCGCAAGAGATTTCACGGATCTGATCGTTATTAATGAAGATCGTAAAACACCAA ATGGATTAATACTGAGTCACTTGCCAAGTGGACCAActgctcattttaaaatgagcagTGTTCGTCTGCGTAAAGAAATGAAG AGAAGAGGCAAAGATCCTACAGAACACATACCTGAAATAATTCTGAATAATTTTACAACACGGCTGGGTCATTCTATAGGACGAATGTTTGCATCTCTCTTTCCCCATAATCCTCAATTTATTGGAAGGCAGGTTGCCACATTTCACAATCAGCGGGATTATATCTTCTTCcgatttcacag aTATATATTCAAGAGTGAAAAGAAAGTGGGAATTCAGGAACTTGGACCACGTTTTACCTTAAAATTAAGATCTCTTCAGAAAGGAACCTTTGATTCTAAATATGGAGAATATGAATGGGTCCATAAG ccTCGGGAAATGGATACAAGtagaagaaaattccatttataa
- the GNG5 gene encoding guanine nucleotide-binding protein G(I)/G(S)/G(O) subunit gamma-5: MSGSSSVTAMKKVVQQLRLEAGLNRVKVSQAAADLKQFCLQNAQHDPLLTGVSSSTNPFRPQKVCSFL, translated from the exons ATGTCTGGTTCCTCCAGCGTCACCGCTATGAAGAAAGTGGTTCAACAGCTGCGGCTGGAAGCCGGGCTCAACCGCGTGAAG GTTTCCCAGGCAGCTGCAGATTTGAAACAATTCTGTCTGCAGAATGCTCAACATGATCCCCTGCTGACTGGAGTATCTTCAAGTACAAATCCCTTCAGACCCCAGAAAGTCTGTTCCTTTTTGTAG